The following are from one region of the Cloacibacillus sp. genome:
- the kdpC gene encoding K(+)-transporting ATPase subunit C codes for MTLRIVTIRSIIYFALMTVITGIIYPLAVTAIAKIAFPYQANGSIIRIEGRKYGAENLGQLYRSPAHLWGRQMNVDTGFTGADGKPAAYAWPSNLSPAGEKLEGLITERVKEIRAANPAMGDRPVPVELVTSSGGGLDPHISPAAALYQVPRIAAATGLTEERVTEIIKKHTEGRFLGIMGEPRVHVLKVNLELDGILKK; via the coding sequence ATGACATTGAGAATAGTCACAATACGTTCGATAATATATTTCGCGCTGATGACGGTAATCACGGGGATCATCTATCCCCTCGCGGTGACGGCGATCGCCAAAATCGCCTTCCCCTACCAGGCTAACGGCTCCATCATCAGGATCGAGGGGCGAAAATACGGCGCGGAGAACCTCGGGCAGCTCTACAGGTCGCCCGCCCACCTCTGGGGACGCCAGATGAACGTCGACACCGGCTTCACCGGCGCTGACGGCAAACCGGCGGCCTATGCCTGGCCCTCCAACCTGAGCCCCGCAGGAGAAAAGCTTGAAGGGCTGATCACCGAACGCGTTAAAGAGATACGCGCGGCAAACCCTGCGATGGGAGACAGACCCGTTCCCGTTGAGCTGGTCACCAGCTCCGGCGGCGGCCTCGATCCCCACATCTCCCCCGCCGCCGCGCTCTACCAGGTACCGCGCATCGCGGCGGCCACCGGCCTCACGGAAGAGAGGGTGACGGAGATCATCAAGAAACACACCGAGGGACGTTTTCTGGGGATCATGGGCGAACCGCGCGTCCACGTCCTGAAGGTCAACCTTGAGCTGGATGGAATCCTAAAGAAGTAA